One Roseomonas sp. OT10 DNA window includes the following coding sequences:
- a CDS encoding complex I NDUFA9 subunit family protein yields the protein MAMRRVATVFGGSGFIGRYVVQRLAHRDMIVRVATRDSEAARQLSTQGRVGQIVPLSVNLAEEAAVARAVAGAGMVVNLVGILAERREGDFRRVHVEDAGRVARLSAAAGVSRLVHLSAIGADPQAASLYAKTKGEGEAAVRAAFPGATILRPSVVFGPEDHFFNRFAGMARMLPFVPVIGGGTKFQPVYVGDVADAVLAALTREDAVGQTYELGGPRQASFRELMEYMLEVTRRRRRVVELPEGLARLQARLGELLLGQPLTRDQLLLLKRDNVVSGSLPGLAELGVSPHSLEAILPRYLTRFRPGGGRRAVPT from the coding sequence ATGGCGATGCGGCGCGTGGCGACGGTCTTTGGCGGCAGCGGCTTCATCGGGCGCTACGTCGTCCAGCGCCTGGCGCATCGCGACATGATCGTCCGCGTCGCGACGCGCGACAGCGAGGCCGCGCGCCAGCTTTCCACCCAGGGGCGGGTGGGACAGATCGTGCCGCTCTCCGTCAACCTGGCGGAGGAGGCGGCGGTGGCCCGCGCCGTGGCGGGCGCCGGGATGGTGGTGAACCTGGTGGGCATCCTGGCCGAGAGGCGGGAAGGCGACTTCCGCCGCGTGCATGTCGAGGATGCGGGCCGCGTCGCCCGCCTCTCCGCGGCTGCCGGCGTGTCGCGGCTGGTGCACCTGTCCGCCATCGGCGCCGACCCGCAGGCGGCGAGCCTCTACGCCAAGACCAAGGGGGAAGGGGAGGCGGCGGTGCGCGCGGCCTTCCCCGGCGCCACCATCCTGCGCCCCTCGGTGGTCTTCGGGCCGGAGGACCATTTCTTCAACCGCTTCGCCGGCATGGCGCGGATGCTGCCCTTCGTCCCGGTGATCGGCGGCGGGACGAAGTTCCAGCCGGTCTATGTGGGCGACGTCGCCGACGCGGTGCTGGCGGCGCTGACGCGCGAGGACGCGGTGGGCCAGACCTACGAGCTGGGCGGGCCACGGCAGGCCAGCTTCCGCGAGCTGATGGAGTACATGCTGGAGGTGACGCGCCGCCGGCGCCGGGTGGTGGAGCTGCCCGAGGGCCTGGCGCGGCTGCAGGCCCGGCTGGGCGAGTTGCTGCTGGGCCAGCCGCTCACCCGGGACCAGCTCCTGCTGCTGAAGCGGGACAACGTCGTCTCGGGCAGCCTGCCCGGGCTGGCGGAGCTGGGTGTCAGCCCGCATTCGCTGGAGGCGATCCTGCCCCGCTACCTCACCCGCTTCCGCCCCGGCGGCGGAAGGCGGGCGGTTCCAACCTGA
- a CDS encoding ribonuclease D: protein MGSTLFMPNATIRLHRGDLPAGLSLGPVVAIDTETMGLNPHRDRLCLVQLSSGDGTAHCVQIVPDALGGRGADCPNLKRLLADPATVKLFHFARFDVAILYQALGVEVAPVRCTKVAAKLVRTFTDRHGLKDLCRELLGVEISKQQQTSDWGAPDLSAEQLAYAASDVLYLHALWERLEALLRREGRLELAEACFRFLPARGRLDLLGYDAPDIFAH, encoded by the coding sequence ATGGGGAGCACCCTCTTCATGCCGAACGCCACCATCCGCCTGCATCGCGGCGACCTGCCGGCCGGGTTGTCGCTCGGCCCCGTCGTGGCGATCGACACGGAGACGATGGGGCTGAACCCGCATCGCGACCGGCTCTGCCTGGTGCAGCTCTCCTCCGGCGACGGCACCGCGCATTGCGTGCAGATCGTGCCGGACGCGCTGGGCGGCCGCGGCGCCGACTGCCCGAACCTGAAGCGGCTGCTTGCCGATCCCGCGACGGTGAAGCTGTTCCACTTCGCCCGCTTCGACGTCGCCATCCTCTACCAGGCGCTGGGGGTCGAGGTGGCGCCGGTCCGCTGCACCAAGGTCGCCGCCAAGCTGGTGCGCACCTTCACCGACCGGCACGGGCTGAAGGACCTCTGCCGCGAGCTTCTGGGCGTGGAGATCTCGAAGCAGCAGCAGACCAGCGACTGGGGCGCGCCGGATCTGAGCGCCGAGCAGCTCGCCTATGCCGCCTCCGACGTGCTGTACCTGCATGCGCTCTGGGAGCGCCTGGAGGCCCTGCTGCGCCGCGAGGGGCGCCTGGAGCTGGCCGAGGCCTGCTTCCGCTTCCTGCCCGCGCGGGGCCGCCTGGACCTGCTGGGCTACGACGCGCCCGACATCTTCGCGCACTGA
- a CDS encoding KpsF/GutQ family sugar-phosphate isomerase, producing the protein MLLVKASQAHVDPQGGAPHNGAVNAPHPDTDLAAARRVLETEAEGLRALSAALDHRFRAAVSLLAQATGRVVVSGMGKSGHVGRKVAATLASTGTPALFVHPAEASHGDLGMILPGDAVLALSNSGETSELADLVGHTRRFALPLVAITGRAESTLARAADVALVLPPAPEACPMGLAPTTSTTLQLALGDALAVALLQRRGFTAADFRVFHPGGKLGARLLRVGELMHKGADIPLTTPETRMDAALVTMTAKRFGCLGVVEDGALAGIITDGDLRRALDSGRADLLSLSAGEVMTRGPRTIGPEALAAEALRQMNEGPITTLFVVDEARAPLGILHVHDLLRAGIA; encoded by the coding sequence ATGCTTCTTGTTAAGGCGTCGCAGGCTCACGTTGACCCCCAGGGCGGGGCACCCCATAACGGGGCGGTGAACGCTCCACACCCCGATACCGACCTGGCCGCCGCCCGGCGGGTGCTGGAGACCGAAGCCGAGGGCCTGCGCGCCCTCTCCGCCGCCCTGGACCACCGCTTCCGGGCCGCCGTCTCGCTGCTGGCACAGGCCACGGGGCGGGTGGTGGTCTCCGGCATGGGCAAGTCCGGCCATGTCGGGCGCAAGGTCGCCGCCACCCTCGCCTCGACCGGCACGCCCGCCCTCTTCGTCCATCCGGCCGAGGCGTCGCATGGCGACCTGGGCATGATCCTGCCTGGCGACGCGGTGCTGGCGCTCTCCAACAGCGGCGAGACCAGCGAGCTGGCCGACCTCGTCGGCCACACCCGCCGCTTCGCCCTGCCGCTCGTCGCCATCACCGGCCGGGCGGAGAGCACCCTCGCCCGCGCCGCCGACGTGGCGCTGGTGCTGCCGCCCGCGCCCGAGGCCTGCCCGATGGGCCTCGCCCCCACCACCTCCACCACCCTGCAGCTTGCCCTGGGCGACGCGCTGGCGGTGGCGCTGCTGCAGCGGCGCGGCTTCACCGCGGCCGATTTCCGTGTCTTCCACCCGGGCGGCAAGCTCGGCGCCCGGCTGCTGCGGGTCGGCGAGCTGATGCACAAGGGGGCGGACATCCCCCTGACCACCCCGGAAACCCGCATGGACGCCGCGCTGGTCACCATGACCGCCAAGCGCTTCGGCTGCCTGGGCGTGGTGGAGGACGGAGCCCTCGCCGGGATCATCACGGATGGCGACCTGCGCCGCGCCCTCGATTCGGGCCGTGCCGACCTGCTCTCCCTCAGCGCGGGAGAGGTGATGACGCGCGGCCCGCGCACCATCGGGCCGGAGGCGCTGGCCGCCGAGGCGCTGCGGCAGATGAACGAGGGGCCGATCACCACCCTGTTCGTGGTGGACGAGGCGCGGGCGCCGCTGGGCATCCTGCACGTCCACGACCTGCTGCGCGCCGGCATCGCGTGA
- the lptC gene encoding LPS export ABC transporter periplasmic protein LptC — protein MSGTADPVPFPGRGPAAGALPEPSRVRRRYSRGAMLRRRWLIRGVKWLLPLAALALLSAIALWPEFDRAEDRARLSFRRVTRDVAGSARVVSPRYQGIDEQGRPYNVTAATATQAVADSPIALEQPRADVLMSDGAWVLLESDRGVYDKAAARLDLEGNVTLWHDNGSTLRTEAAQIRIDQGRAEGDRPVAAQGPFGTLTADGFRLEDRGKVVVFTGNAHAMLEGSR, from the coding sequence ATGAGCGGCACCGCCGACCCCGTGCCCTTCCCCGGCCGCGGCCCGGCGGCCGGGGCGCTGCCGGAGCCCTCGCGCGTCCGGCGGCGCTACAGCCGCGGCGCCATGCTGCGCCGCCGCTGGCTGATCCGCGGGGTGAAGTGGCTGCTGCCGCTCGCGGCCCTGGCGCTGCTCTCCGCCATCGCCCTCTGGCCGGAATTCGACCGGGCGGAGGACCGCGCCCGGCTCTCCTTCCGCCGCGTCACCCGCGACGTGGCGGGCAGCGCGCGGGTGGTCTCGCCGCGCTACCAGGGGATCGACGAGCAGGGCCGCCCCTACAACGTCACCGCCGCGACCGCCACGCAGGCCGTCGCCGATTCGCCGATCGCGCTGGAGCAGCCGCGAGCGGACGTGCTGATGTCCGACGGCGCCTGGGTGCTGCTGGAGAGCGACCGGGGCGTGTACGACAAGGCCGCCGCCCGCCTGGACCTGGAGGGCAACGTGACCCTCTGGCACGACAACGGCTCCACCCTGCGCACGGAGGCGGCGCAGATCCGCATCGACCAGGGCCGGGCCGAGGGCGACCGGCCGGTGGCGGCGCAGGGCCCCTTCGGAACCCTGACCGCCGATGGCTTCCGGCTGGAGGACCGCGGCAAGGTGGTCGTCTTCACCGGCAATGCCCATGCCATGCTGGAAGGCAGCCGATGA